One Proteinivorax tanatarense DNA segment encodes these proteins:
- the coaBC gene encoding bifunctional phosphopantothenoylcysteine decarboxylase/phosphopantothenate--cysteine ligase CoaBC, whose product MSKTIVLGVTGGIAAYKSVDIVSRLKKQGYDVFVILTQHGQKFITETTFQSISQNQVYTDMFEISQHDTEHISLAKRADLFVVAPATANILGKVAGGIADDLLSTTLMAAKSPVLFAPAMNTAMYENEIVQQNITKLEKLGYLFEEPQQGRLACGDIGKGKMAEPECIVKRINKELCKKQQLKGKKVLVTAGPTIEPIDPFRYITNHSSGKMGYAIAEVAASLGANVTLISGPTNLKKPDSVEFVQTLTAVEMFDAIKEHVDSSDAIVMSAAVSDYAPKTYKTNKIKKKDDNITLELKKNPDILKSLDKINPRLVKVGFAAETNHTNQYAKEKLENKKLDLIVANDISNSNSGFKSDNNKITIINHQKTISYDIMSKVECAEIIMEHVIPLLSKTN is encoded by the coding sequence ATGTCAAAGACTATAGTGTTAGGTGTAACAGGAGGAATAGCTGCTTATAAATCAGTAGATATAGTTAGTAGGTTAAAGAAACAAGGTTATGACGTTTTTGTTATATTAACTCAACATGGGCAAAAATTTATTACCGAGACAACATTTCAGTCTATATCGCAAAATCAAGTATATACAGATATGTTTGAAATATCTCAACATGATACTGAGCATATTTCGCTAGCTAAAAGAGCAGATTTATTTGTAGTAGCTCCAGCTACAGCAAATATTTTGGGGAAAGTGGCAGGTGGTATAGCAGACGATTTGCTATCTACAACTTTAATGGCAGCTAAATCTCCTGTCCTTTTTGCACCTGCTATGAATACAGCTATGTATGAAAATGAAATTGTGCAGCAAAACATCACTAAGCTTGAAAAGTTAGGCTATCTTTTTGAGGAACCACAACAAGGAAGACTAGCTTGTGGAGATATTGGGAAAGGTAAAATGGCAGAGCCTGAGTGTATAGTCAAGAGAATTAACAAAGAGCTATGCAAAAAACAGCAGTTGAAAGGTAAAAAAGTTCTAGTAACTGCAGGTCCGACTATTGAACCTATTGATCCATTTAGATATATAACAAACCATTCCAGTGGGAAAATGGGATATGCTATCGCTGAAGTGGCTGCTTCGCTAGGTGCAAATGTTACTTTAATCAGTGGACCAACAAACTTGAAAAAACCGGATAGCGTTGAATTTGTACAAACTTTAACTGCAGTTGAAATGTTTGATGCTATTAAAGAACACGTTGACTCAAGTGACGCTATAGTTATGTCTGCAGCAGTGTCAGATTATGCACCAAAAACTTATAAAACTAATAAGATAAAAAAGAAAGATGATAATATAACTTTAGAACTTAAGAAAAACCCTGACATTTTAAAAAGCCTTGATAAAATAAACCCTCGGCTTGTAAAGGTTGGTTTTGCAGCTGAAACTAACCATACAAATCAATATGCTAAGGAAAAACTAGAAAACAAAAAACTTGACTTAATCGTAGCTAATGATATATCAAACTCAAATTCTGGTTTTAAAAGTGATAACAATAAAATAACAATAATTAACCATCAAAAAACCATATCATATGATATAATGAGTAAGGTAGAATGTGCTGAAATAATAATGGAGCATGTAATTCCTTTATTGAGTAAAACAAACTAG
- the gmk gene encoding guanylate kinase — protein sequence MSTQGLLIVLSGPSGAGKGTVCKALLKECPQIQYSISATTREPRTGEKEGKSYFFTEKKQFESKIESNQFLEWAKVYDNYYGTPKDFVIKNLKKGKDVILEIDVNGAKQVLKNFPDGTFIFLLPPSLEELSNRINKRGTDSQEVIKKRLASAEGEISEMKNYNYAVLNDQVENAVEKIKAIIIAEKCKIDKIDVIKEDFKNDLPID from the coding sequence CAACACAAGGGTTGTTAATCGTGTTATCTGGACCTTCTGGGGCAGGGAAAGGTACAGTTTGTAAAGCACTACTTAAAGAATGTCCTCAAATTCAGTATTCTATATCTGCTACAACTAGGGAGCCAAGAACGGGAGAAAAAGAAGGAAAAAGTTACTTTTTTACGGAAAAAAAACAATTCGAAAGTAAGATCGAAAGTAACCAGTTCTTGGAATGGGCAAAAGTATACGACAATTATTATGGAACGCCAAAAGATTTTGTAATAAAGAATTTAAAAAAAGGGAAAGATGTAATTTTAGAAATTGACGTAAATGGAGCTAAGCAAGTATTGAAAAATTTTCCTGATGGAACTTTCATTTTTCTATTACCCCCCTCTTTAGAGGAGTTGTCTAATAGGATAAATAAGAGAGGTACTGATTCTCAAGAAGTTATAAAAAAAAGGTTGGCTTCTGCTGAAGGTGAAATTTCAGAAATGAAAAACTATAACTATGCTGTGCTAAATGATCAGGTAGAAAATGCTGTAGAAAAAATAAAGGCTATTATTATTGCAGAGAAGTGTAAGATTGATAAAATAGATGTTATTAAGGAGGATTTCAAAAATGATTTACCCATCGATTGA
- the rpoZ gene encoding DNA-directed RNA polymerase subunit omega → MIYPSIDDLLKKVDNKYALVVGAAKRSRDLLMDEQEEVEENNKKTVTIALEEVLDDRIIID, encoded by the coding sequence ATGATTTACCCATCGATTGATGATCTTTTAAAAAAAGTAGATAATAAGTATGCATTAGTAGTAGGGGCAGCTAAACGCTCTAGAGATTTACTTATGGATGAACAAGAAGAAGTAGAGGAGAATAACAAAAAGACTGTAACTATCGCATTGGAAGAAGTACTTGATGATAGAATAATCATTGATTAA